GCGCCAAAGCCGCCAGAAAATGGTTCACAGTAAGTTACATCTATCATATTATTTATTTTAATTAAATTGGTTAAAAATCCTGAAAGCTGAGTTTTTCCACCAGGGTATCTTAATGGTGATTTTGTAACAGGCATTAAATTCACCTCAAATCTTATCAAAGTATTCGTCTAATGTTATTTTTGGAATTTTATACTTTTTAACATAGATAGATTTTAATACTTCAATGATATTTTTCTTAAAATCATCTATTTCTCCTTCATGTTCTTCGGCCCAAACTCTGAAAGGGTTATATTTTACACTTCCATTAACAACTTTCTGAATATCTTTACTTTTGTAGAATCTTTTAAAAGATTCTCTAATAATTCCGTGTTTATTTGAATCATTTTTACTAAAAGTTTTTAGCTTATCTTTTAAAATTAGTGATTCATCCGATTTATCAGATGGTTGACCTATTATTTGAGATAATTTTTCATTCACCGTTTCATTATAAACTCTATTAAAGATTGGCTTTGTAAATTTATATGGATTTTTCCAATAATCATCATTTTTAAGTTTGTTAAACAAATATTCAAATAAAAGCTGATCTGGAGGCAAATTTCCTGGAAGAATTAGAAAATTTTTATAAGTATGATCAACTTCTTTATCCCCATCTAAAAAAACAATACTATCCGAGGTGAATTCAGGAACATCTAGATCATGTAATGTAGTTAGTTGTTCGCTACCCATTGATACTTTTAAAATATCCAAAAGCCCTTTAAGTTTTCGGCTCTTTATAATAGATTCAAAAAATTTCTTTGCTTCAATATCTTCGAGATAAACATTTATTTTCGGTAGTTTTAAATCACTATTTTTTATGTCTCGCGTAACTACATGGATATCTGCATCAATATCAGCCCAACTAGCTTCATTTTGAACAATAATCGGACCATATGTATTAGTCAGATAAACAGTTTTATAGTTCTTTTTATCTTTTTGTTCAAAAACTTCTTGAATTAAAGTTGGTGAGTGACTAGTCATTATAACTTGTACATTATAATTTTTTGAAAAACTTCTAAGTATATGAAAAAATTCAATTTGTGCAGCAGGAAATAATCCTGCATCAGCTTCATCAATCAATAGGATACCACCAGTATAATTTTCAAATTCCTGTTGTAGTTTTTTAAAGGATAGCATAGCCTTTACAAGTTGACCAACATTATCCTCACCAACTGAAATAGACTGATAATCATAGCTTTCATTATGTGGAGCCATTGATTCTAAATCTCCGGAAGTTGCAGTTACTTGGGTATTTTCTTGAAGTAAAATTCGATTTGAAAGTTGAAGTGCTAATCCCTGATTATCTCTTAGATACTCGTCATTAGTTTGTTTATAACTCCTATAAGCGATAGGTGTTAAACGATTTACACTAAGATAGATTAAAGGATAGGTTAAATTGCGATCATTATTTCCTCTTAATACCGGACGACTTCTACTTCTATCTTTTGAATCGTAAAGTTTAAGAGATAAATTATCTAATGTCTCCTTAGATATACCATCATAAAAAACCAAGTCGACATCCATAGTTCCTGGCAAATCATATTTTTCTGAAAAGCGGAAATGTTCACTAAATACACTTTCGTAATTTTTCCCTAGCAGAGTTTTATATTTTTTTAACCCATTTCTCTTTGGCTCTTTTTCTGAATAGTCTGTTGAAAAACTAAATACTTGAGCAATGATTCCTAAAATAGTAGATTTAGATGTACCATTTTTTCCACAAATTAATGTAACTCTATCTCCAAAGTCAATGTTGATATTTTCCAAGCCTCTAAATTTATTAATATGCATGCTTTTTAGTTTAGAATTATAACTCATCGTATCACCTTTAGCTTGATAGTTTGCGCTTTTTTAAAAATAAATTAAACTAAATTGTAACCTAATCAGCATATAATTCATCTTATTCTGAACATTTTTTCATTAATTATGATGATTTCTTACAAGTTTAATTTTTTGTTTTTCGATCTTTTTATTACTCTTGATAATATCATACTTTATATACTTGTGAATTAAGAACTATGATACTTAACCCAATGAAAAACCATAAAGAATCTTTTATGATACGATCTGAACTGCTCCCTGTCAAGTAGACAGATAAATAAATAAATTTTTTACCATGTGTGATCTTTGTCATGCATGGTTTTTATTTTAGATTTTAAAGTATTATTTATCAGTGAATAGGATGTTTCATAAAACTTAATCCGAAAGATAGTTTAGCGGTCAGGCTTGTTTGACAAGGAGGGAGCGTAAACAGCTTCAAGCCTTTATCAAGGTCCGCTCCGCTCTCCACCTTGACAAAGCCTATTAGCTGTTTTAAAAGATGGACAAGCCAAACAAGCCCAGACAGTCTAACTAAAACTAGATTTAATTTTAAATTTTTTAGCCAAACGGCTAATCACCTTTGGATTTAAGCTGGAATTTTAAGGCCCATATCCAGTGTGACACGTTCGGTGTTATAAAATTCGATGTAGCGTTTAATATCTTCTTCAAGTTGTTCAAAGCTTTCATAAGTTTTCAACCTATACATCTCTTCTTTAATAATGCCCCAGAAATTTTCCATTGGTCCGTTATCAATACATTTTCCTACGCGAGACATACTTTGAATTAACTGTTTTTCGTCAACAAAACGCTTAAAGAAATGCGAAGTATATTGGAAACCACGGTCACTGTGCAAGAGGGTTTCTGTAGGGATAAGTTCTTCTTCTACTTGAACAATCGTATCTTTAACAAGTTGATTGTTATTCCTTTGTGATAATTTAAAAGCAATAATCTTATTGGCTCCGTAATCAAGAATCGCACTTAAATACGCTTTGTAACTATAGTTATAGCCATATTTAAACTCTGTAATATCCGTCAACAACACCTGCATCGGTTCATAATCTTTATCAAATTCACGGTTCAACACATTTTCTGCAACGTGCTGAGGCTTACTTTTTTTGTAGTGATATCGCCTACGGCGAATAACAGATTTTAAACCCATTAATTTCATGAGACGATAGACACACTTATGATTGACCCGCGCATTCTTAAAGTGATTAAGATAAATGGTGATTCGACGATAACCATAGATGCCCTCATATTTATCATAAGCTTCTTGAATTAAAGTCATTAGCCACTGTAAACGTTGTTCTGTCTTGGATGGCTCTCGGTTGAGCCATTTATAATAAGCAGATCTACTGACACCTAGCGAATGGCATAAGAATGTTATTTTGTGTCCTTCCTGGCTTAATTTTTCGATTGTTTTGAACTCTGCTTGATATTTTGTCCGTCGGACATCAACTCTCTTTCCACTTCTTTCAATTTTTTAGAGCAGCATTTTCCGTTTCTAAGTATTCATTACGTGCTTTAAGCGCAGCTAATTCTGTACGTAACTTCTCTTCTTCATTTTGAATACTCATCGGTTTGCGGCGTCCTCTACTATCAATGAGCCCATTGGGACCATATTTCTTATACTTTTGGACCCATGAGTAAACATTATTGTAGGAAACTTTATGTTTTTCAGCAGTCTCTTTATAAGACATTCCTGTTTCAAGAAAATCTTTAACAATATCAACTTTTTCCTGATAGGTTTTCTTTTGGCTTTTCATTGTATACACCTCGGGTTTAGGGTGGTAGCCCTTTAATTCTTCCCTTTTAGTATACTTAGTAATCCAATTCCTTACAGTAGAAAAGCTAGGGATATTGTATTTTCTAGCAATTTTTGTAATTGAGATGTCTGTATTCAAGTATTCTTGAACGACGTTCTGCTTAAACTTTTCACTATAAGAATTATTCTTTGTCTGTGATTCCAGCCCTGCAAAGCCATGTTCTAGATATTTGAGATAATATTCTCTAAAGACAGATGAATGAATTGAGAGACCATATTGATCACAAAGCTCGGCATAGGAAGTTCCTTCTTCATAAAGATGGATATATTTAGCCAACTCTGCTGGTGAATGCTTTCTATTTGAACGCATAAAAACTCCCCCTAAAGTAGTTTTACTTTTTCAAGTGTCTACTTTAAGGGGAGCATACCAATCTTTCAAAACCATGTTTTTATTTTTAAGCAATAATATAATATTATATAGTAACTTCAAAGTTTCTACCATTCTAACTAATAATTTATAAATAACCAACCAAATAAAATTAATCTCTATATTCTTTTTTCATTAATATTTTCTTACAAAGAATAATTACTACCTGGATACTTAACAAATACCTTATTAGCTAATAGAAAATATTTTCAACTACTCCCCCAAAATTATACAATTTAAAAATATCAAAAGATTAAATAAAGGAATTAGAGCCAACTAAGCGGTTATTAACTGAATTGGAATATTACTAAAAGCTATACCGTAAAAAATAATTATAATATTAATGAAATAAGTTTTATGACTAAAGAGTTATATTTCTTTATATAAACCTTTTTTATCATTCTTATTAATTAACATGTCAAAATTTATAAAGAACTCATCTAAATGTCCAGGTAGCATAAACTTATTCTTTACTTGTAGCTCAATATTAAGTTTTTGATTTTCACGTAATATTTTCTTCAATCTTTCAAAATCAGTTTGAGAAAGACTATTATTTACTACCTTAATATTCTCACTTTCAGTATAATTAGCCATATTTATTTTTTTACCTATATCTGGCAACAAATCTTCAATTTCTTCAGCAAATTGCTTATCAACCATATTATTTTGTTCTAATAAAGATTCAAAATCATATTCTTCAATATCTCTATTTGATTCGTTCTTTAATTTTGCTACTTCATTATATAAATCAGTTAACTGCTCCCTATTTAAATTACATGCCTGAAATTGATTAATAGGACTTGGCAAAGACTCAACCTTCATTCCTAAACAACACAATGGAATACATTTTATTTTGTTCATCCAGGCTGCTCCCAATTCAAAATTTATCCATGGTCTATAAACTGACTTTTTACTGCATACGCTTATTAGCAGATTAGATGTCTTTAAATTATTTAATATTACTTCATTAAAATTGCTACCCAAAACTTAAACTTTCTGTATCTGATGATACAAAAATATCTAAGCCGTCATGAAAATTCTT
The nucleotide sequence above comes from Aerococcus urinae. Encoded proteins:
- a CDS encoding ATP-dependent nuclease; this translates as MSYNSKLKSMHINKFRGLENINIDFGDRVTLICGKNGTSKSTILGIIAQVFSFSTDYSEKEPKRNGLKKYKTLLGKNYESVFSEHFRFSEKYDLPGTMDVDLVFYDGISKETLDNLSLKLYDSKDRSRSRPVLRGNNDRNLTYPLIYLSVNRLTPIAYRSYKQTNDEYLRDNQGLALQLSNRILLQENTQVTATSGDLESMAPHNESYDYQSISVGEDNVGQLVKAMLSFKKLQQEFENYTGGILLIDEADAGLFPAAQIEFFHILRSFSKNYNVQVIMTSHSPTLIQEVFEQKDKKNYKTVYLTNTYGPIIVQNEASWADIDADIHVVTRDIKNSDLKLPKINVYLEDIEAKKFFESIIKSRKLKGLLDILKVSMGSEQLTTLHDLDVPEFTSDSIVFLDGDKEVDHTYKNFLILPGNLPPDQLLFEYLFNKLKNDDYWKNPYKFTKPIFNRVYNETVNEKLSQIIGQPSDKSDESLILKDKLKTFSKNDSNKHGIIRESFKRFYKSKDIQKVVNGSVKYNPFRVWAEEHEGEIDDFKKNIIEVLKSIYVKKYKIPKITLDEYFDKI
- a CDS encoding IS3 family transposase, producing the protein MERSGKRVDVRRTKYQAEFKTIEKLSQEGHKITFLCHSLGVSRSAYYKWLNREPSKTEQRLQWLMTLIQEAYDKYEGIYGYRRITIYLNHFKNARVNHKCVYRLMKLMGLKSVIRRRRYHYKKSKPQHVAENVLNREFDKDYEPMQVLLTDITEFKYGYNYSYKAYLSAILDYGANKIIAFKLSQRNNNQLVKDTIVQVEEELIPTETLLHSDRGFQYTSHFFKRFVDEKQLIQSMSRVGKCIDNGPMENFWGIIKEEMYRLKTYESFEQLEEDIKRYIEFYNTERVTLDMGLKIPA
- a CDS encoding helix-turn-helix domain-containing protein; amino-acid sequence: MRSNRKHSPAELAKYIHLYEEGTSYAELCDQYGLSIHSSVFREYYLKYLEHGFAGLESQTKNNSYSEKFKQNVVQEYLNTDISITKIARKYNIPSFSTVRNWITKYTKREELKGYHPKPEVYTMKSQKKTYQEKVDIVKDFLETGMSYKETAEKHKVSYNNVYSWVQKYKKYGPNGLIDSRGRRKPMSIQNEEEKLRTELAALKARNEYLETENAALKN